A genomic window from Candidatus Pelagisphaera phototrophica includes:
- a CDS encoding glycosyl hydrolase, with protein sequence MFRLAPLFPFLLPLCAIASPLTVYDQTDLGGIGTPIPLRYSIYGDSEIPNGLNDRISSFRLEAGHMAVFSDLGSGLGPGRSYIAHQEDLIVSALPEELDNAVSFIRLVPWRSTNKKGTGGDLSDEPSVDASWYYRWSRDVGEGQALGEREYVPMSWGAGGARDEALPDYLAMDQVTHLLGFNESDNCFDQSGQYGDPKLCNVPTAVDFYKNLQKVGLRLGSPATREEGAQNTNGWLNQFMTQAEAADVRIDFVALHWYDWESQPKANPTVPASQIFRRFKRYLSNAYHRHRRPLWITEFNANINRATDIQNEFLQLALPYLESIGYVERYAYFQPLTGTGDFFENGQLTSTGEIYRDQVSTLAYTPNKMPSIWESQDVGSVGLPGTTVHADGTFTVCGSGSGIGGIADEFHYMYAPLTGDGSIIVHVDAILQRGDSKAGLMIRETLDTGSKHASMLLTEDGQARFEHRSSMNGSTGATIKSILSGSYWLKLERQGDVITGSYSNDAENWTTLSEQTITLSEEVHVGLAVSSQNDTNFCDTIFKSLSLSSVSNDSDNDQLPDQWELNFFKNLTTSEGGTGNYDGDSNTDFEEYIVGTDPTDPRSFFSSTPTNADNGFLEITFPGVAGLTYTLEVSNDLSPGSWNAVNSISPNSDGIQMLNYTHPDSPGALFGRIKAEN encoded by the coding sequence ATGTTTAGACTCGCTCCCCTGTTCCCTTTTCTGCTTCCACTTTGCGCCATCGCCTCTCCGTTGACCGTCTACGATCAGACTGATCTGGGGGGAATCGGAACCCCCATTCCCCTGCGGTATTCCATCTACGGCGATTCCGAAATCCCCAACGGTTTGAACGACAGAATTTCTTCCTTCCGTCTGGAAGCGGGTCACATGGCGGTTTTCTCCGACTTAGGCAGCGGCTTGGGTCCCGGTAGAAGCTACATCGCCCATCAAGAAGATCTGATTGTAAGTGCTCTTCCTGAGGAGCTGGACAACGCCGTTTCATTCATCCGATTAGTGCCTTGGAGATCCACCAATAAGAAAGGTACTGGTGGCGATCTAAGCGATGAACCTAGTGTCGACGCTTCTTGGTACTACCGATGGAGCCGCGATGTTGGCGAGGGCCAGGCCTTGGGAGAGCGCGAATACGTTCCCATGAGTTGGGGAGCCGGAGGGGCCAGAGACGAAGCCCTGCCTGACTACCTCGCCATGGATCAGGTCACGCACCTCCTAGGTTTCAACGAATCAGACAACTGCTTCGATCAAAGCGGACAGTACGGCGATCCCAAGCTCTGCAATGTTCCTACCGCCGTCGACTTCTACAAGAACCTACAGAAAGTCGGCCTCCGCCTCGGATCTCCAGCAACGCGAGAGGAAGGGGCGCAGAACACGAACGGCTGGCTCAACCAGTTCATGACTCAGGCCGAGGCAGCCGATGTACGCATCGATTTTGTTGCGCTTCATTGGTACGACTGGGAAAGTCAACCGAAAGCTAACCCGACGGTTCCCGCCAGCCAAATCTTTCGTCGCTTCAAGCGCTACTTGAGTAATGCCTACCATAGGCATCGCAGGCCACTCTGGATTACCGAGTTCAACGCTAACATCAATCGAGCTACGGATATTCAAAATGAATTTCTGCAGTTGGCCCTACCCTACCTGGAGTCCATCGGCTACGTCGAACGCTATGCCTATTTTCAACCCCTCACCGGAACCGGAGACTTTTTCGAGAATGGCCAGCTCACTTCCACTGGGGAGATCTACCGAGACCAAGTCTCCACTCTCGCATACACGCCCAATAAAATGCCATCGATTTGGGAGAGTCAGGACGTCGGTAGCGTAGGCCTCCCCGGCACAACCGTCCATGCAGATGGGACGTTCACAGTTTGCGGTTCTGGTTCGGGCATCGGCGGCATCGCCGATGAGTTTCACTACATGTACGCGCCTCTCACCGGAGACGGATCTATCATCGTCCACGTCGACGCCATTCTGCAACGAGGCGACTCGAAAGCAGGCCTCATGATTCGGGAAACCTTGGATACGGGTTCCAAACACGCATCGATGTTGCTGACTGAAGACGGCCAGGCCAGATTCGAACACCGCTCCTCCATGAACGGGAGTACCGGTGCCACCATCAAGAGCATTCTTTCTGGGTCCTACTGGCTAAAGCTCGAACGCCAGGGAGACGTGATCACCGGATCCTATTCCAATGACGCCGAGAATTGGACTACCCTGTCCGAGCAGACTATCACATTGAGCGAGGAGGTCCACGTTGGGTTAGCCGTATCTTCCCAAAATGATACCAATTTCTGCGATACGATTTTCAAAAGCCTCAGCCTCTCCAGCGTCTCCAACGACTCCGACAACGACCAGCTCCCAGATCAATGGGAACTCAATTTTTTTAAAAACCTAACTACGTCCGAAGGAGGAACAGGCAACTATGATGGGGATTCAAATACAGATTTCGAGGAGTACATAGTCGGCACCGATCCAACCGATCCTCGCTCATTCTTCAGTTCCACCCCCACCAATGCAGATAACGGCTTTTTAGAAATTACATTCCCGGGAGTTGCTGGGCTCACGTACACCCTAGAAGTAAGCAATGATCTGTCCCCAGGTAGCTGGAACGCCGTTAACTCCATCTCCCCAAACTCAGATGGTATACAAATGCTCAACTACACACACCCGGATAGCCCTGGTGCCCTATTCGGACGCATCAAAGCAGAGAACTAG
- a CDS encoding arylsulfatase, which produces MKKPNIILILADDMGYSDIGCYGGEIDTPNLDRLASQGLRYTQFYNTARCCPTRASLLTGMNPHQVGMGHMAHFDDDIDGYRGDLSKQCVTIAEVLKQGNYGTYLSGKWHVCKQQLAKDGDRSNWPRARGFDRSYGIIGGAASYFDPPTLARDNESIDPPQDGDYYFTDDITKNACGLIEDHCNQKSEQPFFLFASYTAPHWPLHARPEEIKKNKGRYSSGWDRLREQRLKRMIEIGIVRPDTELTQRDSTQPAWEDSLHKAWQERRMEVYAAQVSSMDQGIGRILDTVEAKGELDNTLIFFLSDNGACAEEIFETFYPYEKHAGEGRAKPLTCRARTRDGLLMKHGNDPTVPPGDETTFQSYGVAWANLSNAPFREYKHFVHEGGIATPLIVHWPDGISDRGKLRHQTGQLMDIMATIVDVSGLDWPQERDGLPIFPVEGSSLKNTFNSHDQNRPPLAWEHEGNCAYRDGKWKLVKRWDREQWELYDMDLDRCETNDLANAYPETRAELVEKYHAWANRVGVVEWNQLEATRNAIGIFTDWMPHPHD; this is translated from the coding sequence ATGAAAAAGCCCAATATTATTCTCATTTTGGCTGATGATATGGGTTACTCTGACATCGGATGCTACGGCGGCGAAATCGATACACCCAACTTGGATCGCCTCGCATCGCAAGGTTTGCGATATACCCAGTTTTACAATACAGCACGTTGCTGTCCAACAAGAGCCAGCCTCTTGACCGGTATGAATCCACATCAGGTGGGCATGGGTCACATGGCGCATTTCGACGATGACATCGACGGTTATCGTGGGGACCTGTCTAAACAGTGCGTAACCATCGCCGAAGTATTGAAACAAGGAAACTATGGCACTTATTTGTCCGGCAAGTGGCACGTTTGCAAACAGCAGCTTGCAAAAGACGGAGATCGTTCGAACTGGCCCCGCGCGCGAGGCTTTGACCGGAGTTATGGGATCATCGGCGGAGCAGCCAGTTACTTCGATCCGCCCACCCTGGCTCGAGACAACGAATCCATAGATCCTCCTCAGGATGGAGACTACTATTTCACGGACGACATTACCAAGAATGCCTGCGGACTCATAGAAGACCACTGTAATCAAAAATCCGAACAGCCCTTCTTCTTGTTCGCTTCGTATACCGCGCCGCATTGGCCTTTGCATGCCCGCCCAGAGGAAATTAAAAAGAACAAGGGCCGATACTCCAGCGGATGGGACCGACTGCGGGAGCAACGGCTAAAACGAATGATTGAGATAGGTATCGTTCGTCCGGATACAGAGCTCACCCAGCGCGATTCGACTCAACCTGCTTGGGAGGATTCATTGCACAAGGCTTGGCAGGAACGCCGAATGGAGGTTTATGCGGCACAGGTCAGCTCAATGGACCAGGGAATCGGCCGGATTCTGGATACCGTCGAGGCCAAGGGCGAACTCGACAACACCTTGATCTTTTTTCTATCCGACAATGGTGCTTGCGCTGAGGAGATTTTCGAAACCTTCTACCCCTACGAAAAGCATGCCGGGGAAGGACGGGCCAAACCGCTCACCTGCAGAGCCCGCACCCGCGACGGGCTCTTAATGAAACATGGCAACGACCCCACCGTCCCGCCAGGAGACGAGACAACTTTTCAGAGTTATGGCGTGGCCTGGGCCAATCTTTCCAACGCTCCCTTCCGTGAATACAAACACTTCGTTCACGAAGGTGGGATTGCCACCCCATTGATCGTACATTGGCCAGACGGAATTTCCGATCGAGGGAAGCTGCGCCATCAAACGGGTCAATTGATGGATATCATGGCTACCATTGTCGATGTTTCTGGACTTGACTGGCCCCAGGAACGAGACGGACTTCCCATTTTTCCAGTGGAGGGAAGCAGTTTGAAAAACACATTCAACAGCCATGACCAGAATCGTCCTCCCTTGGCCTGGGAGCACGAAGGGAATTGCGCCTATCGCGATGGAAAATGGAAACTCGTCAAGCGCTGGGACCGGGAACAATGGGAGCTCTACGATATGGACCTAGACCGCTGCGAAACCAATGACCTAGCCAATGCGTATCCAGAGACTCGGGCCGAATTAGTGGAAAAATACCACGCCTGGGCTAACCGCGTGGGTGTAGTAGAATGGAATCAACTGGAAGCCACCCGCAATGCCATAGGTATCTTTACCGACTGGATGCCCCATCCGCACGACTGA
- a CDS encoding GntP family permease: MDPLFVLLVGIVIVFVGILYFKLHAFFTLTLAAMAVAALSAPELISGYWMGEGKSAAEAASLASSPFGLRVATAFGVTCGKIGIVICMASIIGKCLLDSGAALRIVRAILKVLGEKRAPAAMGASGFFLGIPVFFDTVFYLLVPLAKALAASTKKNYGLYVLAIIAGGSIAHSQIPPTPGPLFVAEQLGIDIGMMMISGIIVGGIAAISGMVYAKWINKRKPIPFRDLEEGGDEKMQKWDDITDRDLPNLWLSMTPIILPLILLSGKTIITGIAGSAGLTLPAAISSIVSLLGDKNVALTLGASVGLFTLFQTKGGGQMAVKSAMQSALSSGGIVLMITCAGGAFGGMLQQSGIRGVVEQIDVAGGMWFLPMAFFLTAMIRTVQGSATVAMITSVGILGPMAAPEILGFHPIYLAMVIGFGSKPVPWMNDSGFWVISKMSGMTEGETLTNFSVMATIMAVVGLIVSMIASNVLPLN; encoded by the coding sequence ATGGACCCCCTGTTTGTTCTCCTCGTTGGAATTGTCATCGTTTTCGTTGGCATCCTCTATTTTAAATTACACGCCTTTTTTACCCTCACACTAGCCGCGATGGCCGTGGCGGCCCTTTCCGCCCCAGAACTCATTAGTGGCTATTGGATGGGTGAAGGAAAGTCAGCCGCTGAAGCCGCTAGCCTAGCAAGCTCTCCTTTTGGGCTTAGGGTGGCCACGGCGTTCGGGGTTACCTGCGGGAAGATAGGGATTGTTATTTGTATGGCCTCCATTATCGGCAAATGCCTGCTAGACAGCGGGGCCGCCCTCCGAATCGTACGAGCCATCCTCAAAGTGTTAGGCGAAAAACGAGCCCCTGCTGCCATGGGCGCAAGTGGCTTCTTTTTAGGCATACCTGTATTTTTTGACACTGTATTCTATTTACTAGTACCTCTCGCAAAAGCCCTCGCCGCATCAACCAAGAAAAACTATGGCCTGTATGTCCTAGCAATTATCGCAGGCGGATCCATAGCGCATTCCCAGATTCCTCCCACCCCTGGACCGCTGTTTGTAGCGGAGCAATTGGGAATCGATATTGGCATGATGATGATTTCCGGTATTATAGTTGGGGGAATCGCGGCCATAAGCGGAATGGTCTATGCGAAGTGGATCAACAAGAGAAAGCCGATTCCCTTTCGCGACTTGGAAGAAGGCGGCGACGAAAAGATGCAAAAGTGGGATGATATTACCGATAGGGACTTGCCCAATCTGTGGCTTTCGATGACCCCCATCATATTGCCGCTGATTCTTCTGTCCGGTAAAACCATAATCACGGGTATCGCCGGAAGCGCTGGCCTGACCTTACCCGCAGCGATATCCAGTATCGTTAGTTTGCTCGGTGATAAAAATGTCGCCCTAACGCTGGGAGCAAGCGTAGGGTTGTTCACTCTTTTTCAAACAAAAGGCGGCGGTCAAATGGCCGTCAAAAGCGCGATGCAATCGGCTCTCTCCAGTGGCGGGATCGTATTGATGATCACCTGTGCAGGAGGCGCCTTCGGAGGCATGCTACAACAATCAGGCATTCGAGGAGTCGTCGAACAGATTGATGTCGCAGGAGGCATGTGGTTTCTGCCGATGGCGTTCTTTTTGACTGCCATGATTCGTACCGTGCAAGGCTCGGCTACCGTGGCCATGATTACCTCCGTCGGAATCCTAGGTCCTATGGCCGCTCCGGAAATCCTAGGCTTCCATCCCATCTATCTCGCCATGGTAATTGGATTTGGCTCCAAGCCGGTCCCCTGGATGAATGACAGTGGATTCTGGGTAATTAGCAAGATGAGCGGTATGACCGAAGGAGAAACACTGACTAACTTCTCTGTCATGGCGACGATAATGGCAGTGGTTGGCTTGATTGTCTCCATGATCGCCTCGAACGTCCTACCGCTCAACTGA
- a CDS encoding PQQ-dependent sugar dehydrogenase, giving the protein MQNPPSQSKAWRLAAVALIFLPNSYGAHHEISEASEALVPLHNPIEQKIEKGDIMVAVEKRFRLPRLEDMSTGGATTDAHARIQYLNAVGDRSGRMAICDLRGALYLADAEGKAAQLYLNHRDYPISFDNSSMPNETGLAGFAFHPDFSAKGRPGYGKFYTAFSATSGSGEVTYLKDDAGSHESVIVEWTATDPAAIPFKGTYREIFRIGQFAPNHNIGTLSFNPSAKRRSSDYGNLYFSLGDGGASFDPKEYGQSLEVPQSAILRINPLSRSKDRAYGIPNDNPFVSESNAAPEIWAYGLRHPQHFSFDKKGRMFICDIGQKEVEEVNIGVIGGNFGWRIREGTFATGFGIEGVEVGPVFELPHDGPETFIDPVAQYDHEEGRAIGSGFAYEGRKIKSLKGKFVFADIVRGRLFYIDAGNLEPGTPAEIKELRLMIEGREQDLLDAAGYPNTYNRGMRADLRLGIDEDKELYLLTKGDGWVRKLVPAE; this is encoded by the coding sequence ATGCAGAACCCCCCAAGCCAATCGAAAGCCTGGCGGCTGGCCGCTGTTGCTTTGATATTTCTTCCCAATTCCTACGGAGCGCACCATGAAATATCTGAGGCCAGTGAGGCTTTAGTTCCACTTCACAATCCCATTGAGCAGAAGATAGAGAAGGGCGACATTATGGTTGCGGTGGAGAAACGCTTCCGACTGCCGCGCCTAGAGGATATGAGTACGGGTGGAGCAACTACGGATGCTCACGCCCGGATACAATACCTCAATGCGGTGGGTGATAGATCAGGTCGTATGGCCATTTGCGATTTGCGGGGAGCACTCTATTTGGCGGATGCGGAGGGAAAGGCGGCCCAACTTTACCTTAATCATCGCGACTACCCCATTTCCTTCGACAATTCATCCATGCCGAATGAAACCGGATTAGCGGGATTTGCCTTTCATCCCGATTTCTCTGCCAAAGGTCGACCCGGCTATGGGAAATTTTATACGGCTTTCAGCGCGACCAGCGGGTCGGGCGAGGTGACTTATTTAAAGGACGATGCCGGCAGCCATGAGAGCGTAATCGTGGAATGGACGGCGACAGATCCTGCGGCCATTCCGTTCAAGGGCACCTATCGCGAGATTTTTCGTATCGGCCAATTTGCGCCGAACCATAACATTGGTACCCTATCCTTCAATCCTAGTGCCAAAAGAAGATCATCCGACTACGGAAATTTGTACTTTAGTTTGGGAGATGGAGGAGCGTCATTCGATCCCAAGGAATATGGGCAGTCATTGGAGGTCCCTCAAAGTGCTATTCTTAGGATCAATCCGCTCAGTCGTTCGAAGGACCGAGCGTACGGAATTCCCAATGACAACCCCTTTGTCTCAGAATCGAACGCGGCCCCCGAAATTTGGGCCTATGGTCTGAGGCACCCGCAGCACTTCTCTTTTGATAAAAAGGGAAGGATGTTCATATGCGACATTGGTCAAAAGGAGGTAGAGGAGGTAAATATCGGTGTAATTGGGGGTAATTTCGGATGGCGAATCCGGGAGGGCACCTTTGCCACGGGGTTCGGAATCGAAGGAGTCGAAGTGGGCCCGGTATTTGAGCTCCCTCACGATGGGCCAGAAACGTTTATCGATCCCGTCGCCCAATACGATCATGAGGAAGGAAGGGCGATCGGCAGCGGCTTCGCCTATGAGGGACGGAAAATCAAATCACTGAAAGGGAAATTCGTATTCGCAGATATAGTACGCGGTCGGCTATTTTACATCGATGCGGGGAATTTAGAGCCCGGAACCCCAGCAGAAATAAAGGAGTTGCGGTTGATGATCGAAGGTCGTGAGCAAGACTTGTTAGATGCTGCAGGGTATCCAAATACCTACAATCGGGGAATGCGAGCAGACCTTCGACTGGGAATTGATGAAGACAAGGAGCTATATCTGCTAACGAAGGGCGATGGTTGGGTACGAAAGCTCGTACCTGCAGAATGA
- a CDS encoding sulfatase: MTLLKFLKLPLLVTLWPLCLFAQSEPPNVLFIAVDDLNNWVGFLRNHPGVKTPHMDRLADRGMVFTNAHCSAPGCNSSRSSLFTGLRPSSTGIYANGHDWRKMETTRDVETLPDTLQAGGYKTMRGGKLYHAHTISESANEGHLDPEPWNGFFPSRNLQLPPEVEPAKWPVNTNRTFYRGRFDWAPLDIDDSEMGDAKVVAWAEGELSKTHEKPLFLAVGIYRPHWPWWTPQPYFDQHPLEEIEFLDDPDNDLDDLPDAGRSMVRKKWDDWILENGKRKQAMQGYLASMTFADAMVGRLLRALERGPLADNTIIVLWSDHGYHIGQKHHWEKFALWEQTTNVPLIIVDSRNGKSATRCSQPVSLLDLYPTLVDLCNLEKPAHLEGQSLLPLIKNPKQSTGRGVITTQGFNNHAIRTENWRYIRYADGGEELYNHQNDPHEFTNLASLTEFEPVKQTLSKMLPSKNVKPPTK, encoded by the coding sequence ATGACGCTCCTAAAATTCCTGAAACTACCCCTTCTCGTTACCCTTTGGCCTCTCTGCCTATTTGCACAGAGCGAGCCCCCCAACGTTCTGTTCATCGCGGTGGATGATCTGAACAATTGGGTAGGCTTTCTGAGGAACCATCCGGGAGTAAAGACGCCCCATATGGATCGCTTGGCGGATAGAGGGATGGTATTTACGAATGCCCATTGCTCGGCTCCGGGTTGCAACTCCTCGAGATCCAGTTTGTTCACCGGTCTGCGGCCTTCCAGCACAGGCATCTATGCCAACGGACATGACTGGCGGAAGATGGAGACAACCCGAGACGTGGAGACGCTGCCGGATACTTTACAAGCCGGGGGGTACAAGACCATGAGAGGCGGAAAGCTCTACCATGCCCATACCATAAGCGAATCAGCGAACGAAGGGCACTTGGATCCGGAACCCTGGAACGGCTTTTTTCCGTCACGGAATCTTCAACTACCTCCCGAAGTAGAACCTGCCAAGTGGCCAGTGAATACCAATAGGACTTTCTATCGGGGGCGATTCGACTGGGCCCCTCTAGATATAGACGATTCAGAAATGGGAGATGCCAAGGTCGTTGCCTGGGCCGAGGGCGAGCTTTCCAAAACGCATGAAAAGCCGTTGTTTCTCGCCGTTGGCATCTACCGTCCCCATTGGCCGTGGTGGACCCCGCAACCCTATTTTGATCAGCATCCCTTGGAAGAAATTGAATTTCTGGATGACCCAGACAATGACCTCGACGACTTGCCTGATGCAGGCCGGAGTATGGTTCGAAAAAAGTGGGATGACTGGATACTTGAAAACGGAAAACGCAAGCAGGCCATGCAGGGCTATCTCGCGTCAATGACGTTTGCGGATGCCATGGTGGGGCGATTGCTCCGAGCTCTCGAGAGAGGGCCTCTCGCCGACAATACCATAATTGTTCTTTGGTCGGATCACGGATATCATATCGGCCAGAAGCACCACTGGGAGAAATTTGCGCTTTGGGAGCAAACCACCAATGTCCCACTGATCATTGTGGATTCTCGTAATGGGAAATCCGCTACGCGCTGTTCCCAGCCGGTGAGCCTACTCGATTTATATCCAACTCTAGTTGACCTCTGCAATCTCGAGAAACCGGCCCATTTGGAAGGCCAGAGTCTTCTCCCCCTGATCAAAAACCCTAAGCAGTCAACGGGCCGAGGCGTAATCACAACACAGGGATTTAATAACCATGCCATTCGCACTGAAAATTGGCGATACATTCGGTATGCGGACGGGGGAGAGGAGCTCTACAATCATCAAAACGATCCGCACGAGTTTACAAACCTAGCCAGCCTCACCGAGTTTGAACCGGTAAAGCAAACCCTCTCTAAGATGCTCCCGAGCAAAAACGTTAAGCCTCCAACCAAATGA